From Acinetobacter lwoffii, a single genomic window includes:
- a CDS encoding FAD-binding protein translates to MSILVIAEHDNKALNAATLNVVAAAQKIGGDITVLVAGSGAQAVADQAAKVAGVSKVLLADDAAYANQLAENVAKLVAELGKGYTHILAASTTTGKNILPRAAALLDVSMITDIIAVDGPKTFKRPIYAGNAIATVESGESIVLATVRGTAFDAVAAEGGSAAVEAAASTGDAGISKFINEEIVKSERPELTAARIVVSGGRGVGSGENYHKILDPLADKLGAAQGASRAAVDAGFVPNDMQVGQTGKIVAPDLYIAVGISGAIQHLAGMKESKVIVAINKDEEAPINAVADYWLVGDLNTVIPELVSKI, encoded by the coding sequence ATGAGTATTTTAGTTATCGCTGAGCACGACAACAAAGCATTAAACGCTGCTACTTTAAACGTTGTTGCTGCAGCGCAAAAAATCGGTGGTGATATCACTGTATTGGTTGCTGGTTCTGGCGCTCAGGCAGTTGCTGACCAAGCGGCTAAAGTTGCGGGTGTAAGCAAAGTATTACTTGCTGATGACGCTGCTTATGCAAACCAATTGGCTGAAAATGTGGCTAAACTTGTTGCTGAATTAGGTAAAGGCTATACACATATCCTTGCTGCTTCTACAACAACTGGTAAAAACATTTTGCCACGTGCAGCTGCGCTTCTTGACGTAAGCATGATTACTGACATCATTGCGGTAGATGGTCCTAAGACTTTCAAACGTCCGATCTATGCAGGTAACGCAATTGCGACTGTAGAATCAGGCGAAAGCATCGTATTGGCGACTGTTCGTGGTACAGCATTTGATGCTGTAGCTGCTGAGGGTGGTTCTGCTGCTGTTGAAGCTGCTGCGTCTACTGGTGATGCCGGTATTTCTAAGTTTATCAACGAAGAAATCGTAAAATCTGAACGACCTGAACTGACAGCTGCGCGTATTGTAGTTTCTGGTGGTCGTGGTGTTGGTTCTGGTGAGAACTATCACAAGATCCTTGATCCATTGGCTGACAAGCTTGGTGCTGCTCAAGGTGCATCACGTGCTGCGGTAGATGCTGGCTTCGTACCAAACGATATGCAAGTGGGTCAAACTGGTAAAATCGTTGCGCCTGATCTGTACATCGCAGTCGGTATCTCTGGTGCGATTCAGCATTTGGCGGGTATGAAAGAGTCTAAAGTGATCGTTGCGATCAACAAAGACGAAGAAGCGCCAATTAATGCAGTTGCTGACTACTGGTTAGTCGGTGACCTGAATACTGTTATTCCTGAATTGGTTTCTAAAATCTAA
- the gyrA gene encoding DNA gyrase subunit A produces the protein MSVSEIRPIAIEDELKSSYLDYAMSVIVSRALPDVRDGLKPVHRRVLFAMHELGNDYNKAYKKSARVVGDVIGKYHPHGDSAVYETIVRMAQDFSLRYQLVDGQGNFGSVDGDSAAAMRYTEVRMRKLTHELLADLEKDTVEWEDNYDGSERIPQVMPTRVPNLLINGVTGIAVGMATNMAPHNMTEVVNACLAYANDPQISIEGLMEHISGPDFPTGGIIYGKSGIVDAYRTGKGRLHIRGKYHFEEDPKNGRTTIVFTEIPYQVNKAKTIERIAELVKEKKLEGISELRDESDKDGMRIAIDLKRGENAEVIVNNLFQNTQLENSFSINMVCLDNGQPKLMNLKDIIAAFIRHRQEVVTRRTMFELRKARERGHILEGLTVALANIDAIIETIKSSANPAEARERLQAGEWAGGGVLALLEKAGSVSVRPDEIEGEDPSRPFGLDGEIYRLSPTQVNAIMELRLHRLTGLEQDKLHAEYSEILSQIAELTAILNDFNLLMNVIREELALILQQYGDARKTSIVESRIDFSREDLIPEEQMVLTVSKSGYAKTQPLSDYAAQRRGGRGKSATSMKEDDYIQHLIVTSSHATVLCFTNVGKVYRLKVYEVPQASRGAKGRPMVNLLPLDENETITAILPVIDAPKKFKERLADFKAFVKANAAQLQANEVINAHFAELEAALTESEDGADDISDALRIQLKQLGLELSATDLDDDIINDFAQQAEAVRKNFYVFMATEYGTIKRVELEQFSNVRSNGLRAIELNGDDTLIGVAITDGEQQIMLFSNEGKAIRFAETDVRSMGRSAKGVRGMRVTIGAAAQLEENDETEIESDDEDGSDSALISRIVSLVVVPETGEVLCASENGYGKRTPVDDFPTKKRGGKGVIAIKTSERNGQLVGAVAIDASKELMLISDGGTLVRTRASEVAQTGRNAQGVRLIRLGNEELLVGVVSIEAVEEDEFVEAIEGAESLVAETDVAAETEQVAKDGENSVEE, from the coding sequence ATGAGCGTATCGGAAATTAGACCGATTGCCATTGAGGATGAACTTAAAAGCTCATATCTCGATTATGCGATGAGCGTGATTGTGTCACGTGCATTGCCCGATGTACGAGATGGTTTAAAACCTGTTCATCGTCGTGTGCTTTTCGCAATGCACGAATTAGGCAATGACTATAACAAAGCTTATAAAAAGTCTGCACGTGTAGTCGGTGACGTCATCGGTAAATATCACCCGCATGGTGATTCTGCCGTATACGAAACCATTGTACGTATGGCGCAAGATTTCAGCTTGCGTTACCAATTGGTTGATGGTCAAGGTAACTTCGGTTCGGTCGATGGCGATAGCGCAGCAGCCATGCGTTATACCGAAGTGCGTATGCGTAAACTGACCCACGAACTGTTAGCGGATCTTGAAAAAGATACCGTCGAGTGGGAAGACAACTATGATGGCTCTGAGCGTATTCCTCAAGTCATGCCAACCCGTGTTCCGAACTTATTGATTAATGGTGTCACTGGTATTGCAGTTGGTATGGCGACCAATATGGCGCCGCATAACATGACTGAAGTTGTGAATGCGTGTCTGGCCTATGCCAATGATCCTCAAATCAGCATTGAAGGATTGATGGAACATATTTCTGGTCCGGATTTCCCGACAGGCGGCATCATTTACGGTAAATCAGGTATCGTCGATGCATACCGTACCGGTAAGGGCCGCTTGCATATCCGTGGTAAATACCATTTCGAAGAAGATCCGAAGAATGGCCGCACCACGATTGTCTTCACTGAAATTCCATATCAGGTTAATAAAGCAAAAACCATTGAGCGTATTGCTGAACTGGTTAAAGAGAAAAAACTGGAAGGTATTTCAGAGCTTCGTGACGAGTCTGACAAAGACGGTATGCGTATCGCGATTGACCTGAAGCGCGGTGAAAACGCTGAAGTGATCGTGAACAACCTGTTCCAGAACACGCAACTTGAAAACTCTTTCAGCATCAACATGGTTTGTCTGGACAATGGCCAACCAAAATTGATGAACCTGAAAGACATCATTGCCGCGTTTATCCGTCACCGTCAGGAAGTGGTCACGCGTCGTACTATGTTCGAATTACGCAAAGCGCGTGAACGTGGTCATATCTTGGAAGGTTTAACCGTTGCCCTGGCGAATATTGATGCCATCATCGAAACCATCAAGAGTTCTGCGAATCCGGCTGAAGCGCGTGAGCGTTTGCAGGCAGGTGAGTGGGCTGGTGGCGGTGTTTTGGCCTTGCTGGAAAAAGCCGGTTCAGTTTCTGTACGCCCAGATGAGATTGAAGGTGAAGACCCAAGTCGCCCGTTTGGTTTGGATGGCGAGATTTATCGTCTGTCACCAACCCAAGTGAATGCGATTATGGAACTTCGCTTACACCGTTTAACTGGTCTGGAACAAGACAAGTTACATGCGGAATATAGTGAAATTCTGTCACAAATTGCTGAATTGACTGCCATTTTAAATGACTTTAATCTGTTGATGAACGTGATTCGTGAAGAGCTTGCACTGATCCTTCAGCAATATGGCGATGCACGTAAAACGTCGATTGTCGAGTCACGTATCGATTTCTCTCGTGAAGATCTGATTCCTGAAGAGCAAATGGTTCTGACGGTATCGAAATCAGGTTATGCAAAAACTCAACCATTGTCTGACTACGCTGCACAGCGTCGTGGTGGTCGTGGTAAGTCTGCGACTAGCATGAAAGAAGATGATTACATTCAACATCTGATTGTGACTTCAAGTCATGCGACAGTACTTTGTTTTACCAACGTTGGTAAGGTCTATCGTCTGAAAGTGTATGAAGTGCCGCAAGCATCACGTGGTGCCAAAGGCCGCCCAATGGTGAACTTGCTGCCACTGGATGAAAACGAGACCATTACTGCGATCTTGCCTGTCATTGACGCGCCGAAGAAATTTAAAGAACGTCTGGCTGACTTCAAGGCATTTGTAAAAGCCAATGCAGCGCAGTTGCAAGCCAATGAAGTGATCAATGCTCATTTTGCCGAGCTTGAAGCTGCCCTGACTGAATCTGAAGATGGTGCGGATGATATTTCTGATGCATTGCGTATTCAATTGAAACAGTTGGGCTTGGAGCTTTCTGCAACAGACCTTGATGATGACATTATCAATGACTTTGCTCAGCAGGCTGAAGCGGTACGTAAAAACTTCTATGTGTTTATGGCGACTGAATACGGTACGATTAAACGTGTAGAGCTTGAACAGTTCTCAAATGTTCGTTCAAACGGTTTACGTGCGATTGAGCTGAATGGCGATGATACCTTGATTGGTGTAGCGATTACTGATGGCGAACAGCAAATCATGTTGTTCTCGAACGAAGGTAAAGCCATTCGCTTCGCAGAGACTGATGTACGTTCAATGGGCCGTTCTGCCAAAGGTGTACGTGGTATGCGCGTGACTATTGGTGCAGCTGCACAGCTAGAAGAAAATGATGAAACTGAGATCGAGTCTGATGACGAAGATGGTTCAGATTCAGCATTGATTAGCCGAATCGTATCACTGGTTGTTGTACCTGAAACTGGCGAAGTACTGTGTGCATCTGAAAATGGTTATGGTAAACGTACTCCAGTAGATGATTTCCCGACCAAGAAACGTGGCGGTAAGGGCGTGATTGCGATCAAGACCTCTGAACGTAACGGTCAATTGGTGGGCGCTGTTGCCATCGATGCTTCTAAAGAACTGATGCTAATCTCTGATGGCGGTACGCTGGTTCGTACCCGTGCATCTGAAGTAGCGCAAACCGGTCGTAACGCACAGGGTGTTCGTCTGATCCGCCTAGGTAATGAGGAATTGCTGGTTGGTGTCGTTTCAATCGAAGCGGTTGAAGAAGATGAGTTTGTTGAAGCGATTGAAGGTGCAGAATCTTTAGTAGCAGAAACAGATGTAGCAGCTGAAACTGAGCAAGTTGCAAAAGATGGTGAAAATTCAGTAGAAGAATAA
- a CDS encoding LysE family translocator: MSVFVLFALTVLPLIFTPGPDMLFILSQVMGKDAKAGMMATLGVCCGYLVHSILVALGIAAIIVSFPVLFETIRWLGIAYLLYLAFGLLKSVFNKNALNIEKKTSANPIKKGFFTALLNPKGMLIYFAILPQFIDKSANTVSQGLILSFIFISLIFVVYCGLSILFSKISQKNQMDERKQKWVDGTSGGLLALAASWLIIN; this comes from the coding sequence CCCTGATTTTTACGCCTGGACCCGATATGTTATTTATCCTGTCTCAAGTGATGGGTAAAGATGCAAAAGCAGGCATGATGGCAACCTTAGGGGTGTGTTGCGGTTACCTGGTGCATTCGATCCTGGTAGCACTCGGAATTGCGGCTATTATTGTCTCTTTTCCGGTGCTGTTTGAAACGATTCGCTGGCTCGGGATTGCTTATTTGCTGTATTTAGCCTTTGGTTTGCTCAAATCGGTATTTAATAAAAATGCGCTGAACATTGAGAAAAAGACGTCAGCCAATCCGATAAAAAAAGGTTTTTTTACTGCGCTGTTAAATCCGAAAGGCATGTTGATCTATTTTGCGATTTTGCCACAGTTTATTGATAAATCAGCCAATACTGTCAGCCAAGGTTTGATTCTGTCCTTTATTTTTATCAGTCTGATTTTTGTGGTGTATTGTGGTTTAAGTATTTTATTCAGCAAAATCAGCCAGAAAAATCAAATGGATGAACGTAAACAAAAATGGGTGGATGGCACTTCTGGTGGTTTACTGGCACTTGCCGCAAGCTGGTTAATCATTAATTAA
- a CDS encoding electron transfer flavoprotein subunit beta/FixA family protein, with product MKALVAVKRVVDANVKVRVKPDNSGVDLTNVKMSINPFCEIAVEEAVRLKEKGTVSEIIVVSIGPKEAQEQIRSAMALGADRGILVEADDSQLGALEIAKILKGVVDAEQPQLILLGKQAIDDDSNQVGQMLGALMGAGQGTFASEVKVDGDKVQVTREVDGGLQTVELTLPAIITTDLRLNEPRYAALPNIMKARKKPLDTKSPADFGVNPATKLKTVKVESPAERKAGVQVKSVDELVEKLKNEAKVI from the coding sequence ATGAAGGCTCTTGTTGCTGTAAAACGTGTGGTTGATGCCAACGTTAAAGTTCGTGTTAAACCGGACAACAGTGGTGTTGACTTAACTAACGTTAAAATGTCAATTAATCCATTCTGTGAAATCGCAGTGGAAGAAGCGGTTCGTTTAAAAGAAAAAGGAACTGTTTCAGAAATCATTGTTGTTTCTATTGGTCCTAAAGAAGCGCAAGAACAAATCCGTTCTGCAATGGCGCTTGGTGCTGACCGCGGTATTCTGGTTGAAGCTGATGACAGCCAACTGGGTGCGCTGGAAATCGCTAAAATCCTGAAAGGCGTTGTTGACGCTGAACAACCACAATTGATTCTTCTAGGCAAGCAAGCCATTGATGATGATTCGAATCAGGTTGGTCAGATGCTGGGCGCTTTAATGGGTGCAGGCCAAGGTACCTTCGCTTCTGAGGTGAAAGTAGATGGCGATAAAGTACAAGTAACACGTGAAGTAGACGGTGGTTTACAAACTGTTGAGCTGACACTTCCAGCAATCATTACCACTGACTTGCGTTTGAACGAGCCACGTTATGCGGCACTTCCAAACATCATGAAAGCGCGTAAAAAACCGCTGGATACCAAGTCACCTGCAGATTTCGGTGTAAACCCTGCAACTAAACTGAAAACAGTGAAAGTTGAATCACCTGCAGAGCGTAAAGCTGGCGTACAAGTGAAGTCTGTAGACGAGCTTGTAGAAAAATTGAAAAACGAAGCGAAAGTGATCTAA